A genome region from Armatimonadota bacterium includes the following:
- a CDS encoding DHA2 family efflux MFS transporter permease subunit, translated as MSAAEAQPAPAIAPRRGLAYTLSMPQKAAIMFAIVAATIMEVLDTSIVNVALPDMMGNLGATLDQIGWVATGYIISNVIILPLTGWLSDFFGRKKYLFLSVCLFTLASFMCGTSRTLSELVLWRIVQGMGGAAFLSTAQATLMEIFRPDQRGFAQALFGIGVIAAPTLGPTLGGFITDRFTWPWIFFVNVPVGIAAAALTLLYVPDSPDARARRTADFVGIGFLALGLGALQTVLERGEADDWLKSNFIAALALTAFVGTAMFIWWELRPGNRSPAVDLRVLKNRNMAAGTVFAFALGFALYGGVFALPQFFQNVQGYTAEKTGLLLMPGGLASAAMMPVVGQLSNRMDKRRLIFIGNLIFIMAMYQFAVRITLTAPANSMYWPLILRGSGVGLQFVPLSLVALGTLPARDLGSGAGLYNLARQLGGSLGIAMLATLVDRRMKLHYARLSDHVSIYHPATQHRLAAIEGFLRSSGKSPADATAGAYSLLNHSMMAQAATMTYADVFHMMAWVGMGVMVLLLLFERPARRGGGAPVH; from the coding sequence TTGAGCGCTGCGGAAGCACAACCGGCTCCCGCAATCGCGCCGCGGCGCGGCCTTGCCTACACGCTGAGCATGCCGCAAAAGGCGGCAATCATGTTTGCCATCGTGGCGGCAACGATTATGGAGGTCCTCGACACCTCCATCGTCAACGTCGCGCTGCCCGACATGATGGGCAACCTGGGCGCCACGTTGGATCAGATCGGTTGGGTGGCTACAGGTTATATAATCTCAAATGTAATTATACTGCCGCTTACCGGCTGGCTGTCCGACTTCTTCGGGCGCAAAAAGTACCTGTTCCTCTCCGTCTGCCTCTTCACCCTCGCATCGTTTATGTGCGGCACCAGCCGCACCCTCTCGGAGTTGGTGCTGTGGAGGATCGTGCAGGGGATGGGCGGCGCGGCATTCCTCTCTACTGCCCAGGCCACCTTGATGGAGATCTTCCGGCCGGATCAGCGCGGGTTTGCCCAGGCGCTCTTCGGCATCGGCGTTATCGCGGCGCCAACCCTTGGGCCCACGCTGGGCGGATTCATCACCGATCGGTTCACCTGGCCGTGGATCTTCTTTGTAAACGTCCCGGTGGGAATAGCTGCCGCCGCACTGACGCTGCTCTATGTGCCCGATTCGCCGGATGCCCGGGCGAGGCGCACGGCGGATTTCGTCGGCATTGGTTTTCTGGCTCTAGGGCTCGGTGCGCTGCAGACCGTGCTGGAACGCGGCGAGGCGGACGATTGGCTCAAGTCGAATTTTATTGCAGCTCTGGCGCTTACCGCATTTGTGGGTACGGCCATGTTCATCTGGTGGGAGCTGCGGCCCGGTAACCGGTCGCCGGCGGTAGACCTGCGTGTGCTCAAGAACCGGAACATGGCGGCCGGGACCGTTTTTGCGTTCGCCCTCGGATTCGCGCTCTACGGAGGGGTTTTTGCGCTGCCGCAGTTCTTTCAGAACGTGCAGGGATACACGGCTGAGAAGACGGGGCTGCTGCTGATGCCCGGAGGGCTTGCATCGGCAGCAATGATGCCTGTGGTGGGGCAGTTGTCAAACCGGATGGACAAGCGGCGGCTGATCTTTATCGGTAACCTGATATTTATTATGGCGATGTATCAGTTTGCGGTGCGGATCACACTCACCGCGCCGGCAAACTCCATGTACTGGCCACTCATCCTGCGCGGCAGCGGAGTTGGTCTGCAGTTCGTGCCGCTCTCGCTCGTAGCTCTGGGTACGCTGCCGGCCCGTGACCTCGGCTCGGGCGCCGGCCTTTACAACCTTGCGCGGCAGCTCGGCGGCTCCCTCGGCATCGCGATGCTGGCCACACTGGTCGACCGGCGAATGAAACTGCACTACGCAAGGCTGAGCGACCACGTAAGCATCTACCACCCCGCAACCCAGCACCGGCTGGCAGCCATTGAAGGATTCCTGCGCTCAAGCGGCAAAAGTCCGGCCGACGCGACGGCGGGAGCCTACAGCTTGTTGAACCACTCGATGATGGCGCAGGCTGCGACGATGACCTATGCCGACGTTTTCCACATGATGGCCTGGGTGGGAATGGGCGTAATGGTGCTCCTGCTGTTGTTTGAACGGCCGGCTCGAAGAGGCGGTGGGGCGCCGGTTCATTGA
- a CDS encoding aldo/keto reductase, translating to MKHTNLGRTALRVSRLCLGTMNFGPQTSEADSFVIMDRALEHEINFFDTANVYGWQKGEGVTEQIIGRWFAKGGGRRDKVVLATKVYGDMGAWPNTSRLSALHIRKACDDSLKRLQTDYIDLYQMHHIWRDAPWEEVWQAMDLLVQQGKVLYVGSSNFAGWHIARANEAANGRHSLGLVSEQCLYNLNARKVELEVLPAAQGYGVGVLPWSPLGGGLLGGVLQKIEEGRRASEQMQKQITANRRKLTMWENLCRRLGENPANVALAWLLHQPAVTAPIIGPRTTAQLDDTLRALEISLSPATTKRLDELFPGHRPAPEGISW from the coding sequence TTGAAACATACCAATCTCGGAAGAACGGCGCTGCGCGTCAGTCGCTTGTGCCTGGGAACCATGAACTTCGGCCCGCAAACCAGCGAGGCCGACAGCTTTGTGATCATGGACCGTGCTCTCGAGCACGAGATCAACTTCTTCGATACGGCGAATGTCTACGGTTGGCAGAAAGGCGAGGGAGTTACCGAACAGATCATCGGACGATGGTTCGCGAAGGGCGGTGGCCGGCGCGATAAGGTGGTGCTCGCCACCAAGGTCTACGGAGATATGGGTGCCTGGCCGAACACAAGCCGTCTCTCGGCCCTGCATATCCGGAAAGCGTGCGACGATAGCCTGAAGCGCCTGCAGACCGACTACATCGATCTTTACCAGATGCACCATATCTGGCGTGACGCTCCGTGGGAGGAGGTGTGGCAGGCGATGGACCTGCTGGTTCAGCAGGGGAAGGTGCTCTACGTAGGTTCGAGCAACTTCGCCGGCTGGCACATCGCCCGCGCGAACGAGGCGGCAAATGGCCGGCACTCGCTGGGCCTTGTCTCCGAACAGTGTCTGTACAACCTCAATGCCCGGAAGGTGGAGCTTGAGGTACTGCCGGCCGCCCAGGGGTACGGAGTTGGCGTTTTGCCCTGGAGCCCGCTGGGCGGCGGACTGCTTGGCGGCGTACTCCAGAAGATTGAGGAGGGGCGCCGGGCAAGCGAACAGATGCAGAAACAGATAACGGCAAACCGCCGGAAGCTCACAATGTGGGAGAATCTCTGCCGGCGGTTGGGCGAAAACCCGGCGAATGTGGCGCTGGCATGGCTGCTCCACCAACCTGCCGTCACGGCGCCGATCATCGGACCTCGCACCACGGCCCAGTTGGATGATACGCTGCGCGCCCTGGAGATATCCCTTTCACCGGCTACCACAAAGCGCCTGGACGAGCTGTTCCCGGGACACCGGCCCGCGCCGGAAGGCATCTCCTGGTAA
- a CDS encoding Gfo/Idh/MocA family oxidoreductase, with product MAAPELKEVRIGIIGPSWWVDYWHLPALLRHPRARITGVAGAKDRPPHEVATKFGESVRYFTRASSMLDETHPVGVVVCTPNDLHFPSTMEALERGIHVICEKPLALNAEQAKTMTRAAEEAGLIGMTNFPYRANPCVNAFRRLLAEGAIGDMVHITGEYHGGFGLRGWPGWRGLRERSGAGILGDLGSHLIDLTRYVTGLEFDAVTASLLTLNRKPDGAPARVPTSSPEAGERNDDSCAFIAALSNGSQAILHTSWLAHQGAYHQHQRLEAYGTGGRIEFLATHKGSYLRRMPIGVTEWDTLELEGVTDPSAGLADEDLFRPGRHDSTSTTWRFVEAIANGDRSASPTFADGWRAQQVIDAVVAAGEQRRWVEVDRTGR from the coding sequence GTGGCGGCACCTGAGCTGAAGGAAGTTCGGATCGGCATCATCGGCCCAAGCTGGTGGGTAGATTACTGGCATCTGCCGGCGCTTCTGCGCCACCCTCGGGCAAGAATAACCGGAGTCGCCGGCGCAAAGGATCGGCCGCCGCACGAGGTAGCCACCAAGTTCGGTGAATCCGTTCGATACTTTACCCGTGCATCCAGCATGCTGGATGAGACGCATCCAGTCGGAGTGGTAGTTTGTACACCAAACGACCTGCACTTTCCGAGCACGATGGAAGCTCTGGAGCGCGGCATTCACGTGATCTGCGAAAAGCCGCTTGCGCTGAATGCCGAGCAGGCGAAAACCATGACCCGTGCGGCGGAAGAGGCCGGCTTGATCGGTATGACGAACTTTCCATACCGGGCCAATCCCTGCGTGAACGCATTTCGCCGGCTGCTCGCGGAGGGCGCCATCGGCGACATGGTCCACATCACTGGGGAGTATCACGGTGGCTTTGGGCTGCGCGGCTGGCCGGGCTGGCGTGGACTGCGCGAACGCAGCGGCGCCGGCATTTTGGGCGACCTGGGCTCGCACCTGATCGACCTCACGCGGTACGTTACGGGCCTTGAGTTCGACGCGGTAACCGCCAGCCTGCTGACACTGAACCGAAAGCCGGACGGCGCGCCGGCGCGTGTACCGACCTCTTCGCCGGAGGCCGGCGAGCGAAACGACGACTCCTGCGCGTTCATCGCAGCGCTCAGTAACGGAAGCCAGGCCATACTGCACACCAGCTGGCTGGCACACCAGGGCGCATACCACCAGCACCAGCGGCTTGAGGCCTATGGCACCGGGGGCCGGATTGAGTTTCTCGCCACACACAAAGGCAGCTATCTGCGCAGAATGCCCATCGGCGTCACGGAGTGGGACACGCTGGAGCTGGAGGGTGTAACGGACCCGTCCGCCGGGCTGGCAGACGAAGACCTCTTTCGGCCGGGCCGGCACGACTCCACGAGCACCACATGGCGCTTTGTGGAGGCGATAGCCAACGGCGATCGCTCCGCGTCGCCCACTTTCGCTGATGGGTGGCGCGCCCAGCAGGTGATTGATGCGGTTGTGGCTGCCGGTGAGCAGCGGCGATGGGTGGAGGTTGACCGAACAGGCAGGTGA